In the Bacteroidales bacterium genome, ACAGGAAACTGTCCTACCTCATAATCTTTACATCCCACAAGGAACATAAGAATCAAAACTGTCCAATAACTAATAAACTTTTTCATTGTCTTTATATTTTAACCATTACCAATAAGGATTCTGAACCAGATTCGTATTCTTTTGCATTTCCGATGTCTTGATCGGCCATAAATAATCTTTAGTGGAAAACGTTAAATTATCTATGTTGATCACCTGATAATATTCCGCTTCGTTATCCGCTTCAATATTCCAGGTGCGTATAGGACCGGGTATCAGTTCATGCCCTCTTTTCCATCTCCTGATATCCCAGAAACGCTTGCTTTCAAAACTCAGTTCAATCATTCGTTCCCGGTGAATGATCTCTCTCATTCCGATCTTCTCACTTGGTTTATCGGCATATCTGGAATAATTGCGCCAGCTTTCGACCACACCATTTAATCCGGCTCTTTTCCTGACCGAATCTACATAAGTATAGACTTCCTCATTCGGTGCCTCCAGTGATTCGTTCAGTGACTCTGCATACAACAAATACAGATCGGCCAACCGTATAATCGGGAAAGTATAATTGATATAAACTCCTGCTCCATTTGTATTTGTCGCAGTAGTGAGGCTGCTTGTTTTTTTTGCCCAGTAACCAGTGATGGAATACCGGTAAGTACTTTTCTTTCCGGAAGCATCACCCTGTTTCATCTTTATCTGCCAGGCTGTTTCCGTATCGGTACCTTTTCCGACATCCTTATACCTTCCGTTACCGAACCAAATCCCTCCGTCAAAAGCCAGGTTGGCATAAAATCTCGGCTCCCGGTTCATATGCAGCTTTGCTGTCCTGAATCCCTGCTGTATATAATAGTAATGGGAATCCGGGGCATTATCCACCTCAAAACGATTTTCATAATCATAATATTGATCTTCTTCGATGGGTACGCCATTATTGGAATAATACAGTTCGGCCATACCCATGGTCGGAACGATCATCCCTCTCCACGGATTGGTATTTGCCATGGCATCCGTAAAAAATGGCATGGTTGTCCGTTGCCGTTGTTGCAAGGATTTGGTGGTTCCCCAGATCATTTCGCTATTCCACCTGTCCGATGCTACACAGCGCAGAGTTAACTCCAGCCGGGTAGTATCAGACAATATATAAGTCTGCTGCGTATACCGGTATAATGAATGTCCACCCAACAGGCAGGTATCTATTGCATTTTTACAGGCAAGAACAGCCCTGTCCCATTTCGACGGGTCATATGATTGGGGAAATAATTTCACGCCCCTACTGTCGGTCAGATTGATATATTCGGAATTCCCATTGAATAATGGACTTGCAGCCGTGACTAATAGTTCTGCTTTGATGGCCAAGGCAATCGGTTGTGTAATACGACCCAATTCCGTAGCTCTCTGTTCAATGGAAACGGGAAGATAGGGGACCGCTTCATCGATGAGTTGGACGATATAATCAACACAATCGTCAAAAGGATCCCTAAAAGCGCGGACTTCCTCCGTATTCGCTTCAATGGAAATATTTTCTTTCATCAAAGGAATAGGTCCGTACATCCGTAACAGATAGTAGTGATAAAAAGCCTTCAGGGT is a window encoding:
- a CDS encoding RagB/SusD family nutrient uptake outer membrane protein, with protein sequence MKKINILLIIVCSTLLSCADYLDVAPDNVATIEYAFRDKVGAEKYLATCYNFMPNFGLPANDPAFMGSDEVWNFEDKRELDDDVGNYYPFYIKLGRQTANNTYLSYWTGENHGRNLWVGIRHCNIFMENVDEVGLELTGLEKEQWIAEVKTLKAFYHYYLLRMYGPIPLMKENISIEANTEEVRAFRDPFDDCVDYIVQLIDEAVPYLPVSIEQRATELGRITQPIALAIKAELLVTAASPLFNGNSEYINLTDSRGVKLFPQSYDPSKWDRAVLACKNAIDTCLLGGHSLYRYTQQTYILSDTTRLELTLRCVASDRWNSEMIWGTTKSLQQRQRTTMPFFTDAMANTNPWRGMIVPTMGMAELYYSNNGVPIEEDQYYDYENRFEVDNAPDSHYYYIQQGFRTAKLHMNREPRFYANLAFDGGIWFGNGRYKDVGKGTDTETAWQIKMKQGDASGKKSTYRYSITGYWAKKTSSLTTATNTNGAGVYINYTFPIIRLADLYLLYAESLNESLEAPNEEVYTYVDSVRKRAGLNGVVESWRNYSRYADKPSEKIGMREIIHRERMIELSFESKRFWDIRRWKRGHELIPGPIRTWNIEADNEAEYYQVINIDNLTFSTKDYLWPIKTSEMQKNTNLVQNPYW